The following proteins are encoded in a genomic region of Sebastes fasciatus isolate fSebFas1 chromosome 14, fSebFas1.pri, whole genome shotgun sequence:
- the kiaa2012 gene encoding uncharacterized protein KIAA2012 homolog isoform X1, with amino-acid sequence MKDLPLSLLSRGCGRFVSSNRNTGREDGRLDVCFTPEDYYIWKSQDSLLRVSNSGRLFVDAESSLPKTYSTRRGPLLLYSQDLVTMETSRYSETRDRKQRVVRRYTQQVEQRLSTLKELTAAILSYGNSKFTSSRLAPLFFPPLHLPLAPDLHRPSPPLLRTTQEQPSPELLVQLNPPCNSPAERRSTEQLENQPEDKEEEQGSRKRVRLDLFLQIPCTSRTPTPQMEPQPWVHYVAMTPEEPEEPQTSEVSSLQHTESSQQTKIKHHSMEEELHHPNMNWVHDMADDRGCSIQDSGMAGDEGNYERSMSGNRHGRIGFLPPLTVGHSVSNGSRLEKTDRPRWEGLSSDEHHARCLPPISESRTVASSRGVHAQNQQDAQPKAERVGFQSQEHLNRLHQQSLFLPLLFPGKEEELSGKQRGGGEKTERQYYKRETVGQEGGGRGGGGRGLPSEKGSVILLEPGEEPPPPVGVLGCVSGRKGPGKQSSLAFLQNRLLDLQDPCESIDDNRGVVRGVLPLELRDLQNGKSVGSVILGPDGEIIQLSLYDSSQDPSHNDGDTQEQALQVLSADGEELPWVIMLQPEHTHTEGEVELNTDVPVGDVQHHQSVHKLLDLHRSTETTACSPSSHSDPAAAVTKKQTKGAKAAVKIWGKDAKNNIRMPPLREQVGKEEPRGGGGGNTEAEEEDEEEELDSKGQTRHLSGSHQPGRQNIIPDEAPTEDAVDKRRENTKRKDAEEAATTTGKREMKTVKSAKSEVQNQKTSRMKKEGRRQKQKTGGDARSIRSQKQEERTNREAVETSALPSVKERMTDREEERGEVQMKEEGEERGEVARQKEASAGRKRRRGRLKHKELVVGNHEDPLENEEVEISQEISTRSPSATQRHNNKTNSEEGTDAEDLPSNADNHSSIGSVSSLRSVAAASQFSQRSSRKSAASSCEGAVAAGAMGLTSSRVSLSSCSTVMITEEQLMLNPVKPEFSRPRKTQKEEEEEAAALRRTQRAERRRQEVERKRREREEEERKQQEREQTEEKMKSELEGERRKRAEELRLKKLAEEEERRKREEEEQERARREQAQRERERRKQEERRRQMERLQRMREEEEQRRKVELEHLRLEEERRQEEERKKLQEMDESERIEYLCRKEQEEENMRNKVEERKRREEEAAMRAAEEARMQAELLARQMALLQQQLAFKRGLVLEAGGLEKTQGISRPWVYSYFTLLELLGLNPTTAETTTPDL; translated from the exons ATGAAGGATTTGCCTCTGTCCCTGCTGAGTCGGGGGTGTGGTCGATTTGTCTCGTCCAACAGAAACACGGGGAGAGAAGATGGACGGTTGGATGTCTGCTTCACACCGGAG GATTACTACATCTGGAAGTCCCAGGACTCTCTCCTGCGAGTGTCCAACAGCGGCCGTCTGTTTGTGGATGCAGAGTCATCCCTTCCAAAGACGTACAGCACCCGTAGAGGGCCACTTCTACTGTACTCCCag GACTTGGTTACTATGGAAACCAGTCGTTACTCAGAGACAAGAGACAGGAAGCAGCGGGTTGTCCGGCGGTACACTCAACAAGTGGAACAGCGGCTGAGCACCCTCAAGGAGTtaacagcagccattttgagcTATGGCAACTCTAAG TTCACCTCCTCCAGACTCGCTCCcctcttctttcctcctcttcatctccctctTGCTCCAGACCTTCATCGTCCCAGTCCTCCACTCCTTCGCACGACACAGGAGCAGCCCAGTCCAGAGCTGCTTGTACAGTTGAACCCCCCGTGCAActctcctgcagagagacgaagCACTGAACAACTAGAGAATCAACCTGAAG AtaaagaggaggagcagggcaGCAGGAAGAGGGTCCGACTGGATCTGTTCCTCCAGATACCCTGCACCTCCAGGACTCCAACTCCACAGATGGAGCCTCAGCCCTGGGTACACTATGTAGCGATGACCCCAGAAGAACCAGAGGAACCTCAG ACTAGCGAAGTCTCGAGTCTGCAGCATACTGAAAGTTCACAGCAGactaaaataaaacaccacAGTATGGAAGAGGAGCTCCATCATCCAAACATGAACTGGGTCCACGACATGGCAGATGATCGAGGCTGTTCCATTCAAGACAGTGGGATGGCCGGCGATGAAGGCAACTATGAAAGATCGATGAGTGGGAACAGACATGGAAGGATAG gcttccttcctcctctgacAGTGGGACATTCAGTCTCTAACGGATCCCGCTTGGAGAAGACAGACAGG CCGAGATGGGAAGGCCTCAGCAGTGACGAACACCACGCACGATGCCTACCTCCCATATCAGAGAGTCGTACCGTCGCCTCCAGCCGGGGAGTCCATGCTCAGAACCAACAGGACGCCCAACCAAAGGCAGAAAGAGTTGGGTTTCAATCCCAAGAACATCTGAATAGACTCCATCAGCAGTCCCTGTTTCTTCCTCTGCTGTTTCCTGGGAAGGAGG AAGAGTTAAGCGGAAagcaaagaggaggaggagaaaaaacagagagacaatACTATAAAAGAGAGACAGTAGggcaggaaggaggaggaagaggaggaggaggaagaggactaCCATCTGAGAAAGGTTCTGTGATTCTGCTGGAGCCAGGAGAGG AGCCTCCTCCTCCAGTCGGAGTGTTGGGTTGTGTTTCAGGACGGAAAGGCCCGGGCAAACAGAGCTCTCTGGCCTTCTTACAGAACCGACTGCTTGACCTCCAGGATCCCTGCGAATCAATCGATGATAACAGAGGCGTGGTTAGAGGCGTTCTGCCTCTGGAGCTGAGAG ATTTGCAGAACGGCAAATCTGTTGGCAGCGTGATCTTGGGTCCTGATGGGGAGATCATTCAACTGTCGCTGTACGACAGCAGCCAGGACCCATCTCACAATGATGGTGACACACAGGAGCAAG CTCTGCAGGTTTTGTCTGCAGATGGAGAGGAGTTACCCTGGGTTATTATGCTGcagcctgaacacacacatacag AGGGAGAGGTGGAGCTGAACACAGATGTTCCTGTGGGCGACGTACAGCACCATCAGTCTGTGCACaag CTCTTAGATCTTCACAGATCAACAGAGACTACTGCATGCTCACCCAGCAGCCACTCAGACCCTGCAG CGGCTGTGACcaagaaacaaacaaagggTGCAAAGGCAGCGGTGAAAATCTGGGGAAAGGATGCTAAAAACAATATTAGGATGCCTCCACTGAGGGAGCAGGTAGGGAAGGAGgagccaagaggaggaggaggaggcaacactgaggcagaggaggaggacgaagaggaagaGCTGGACAGTAAAGGACAGACTCGCCATTTGTCTGGATCCCATCAGCCAGG CCGGCAGAACATCATCCCAGATGAAGCACCAACAGAGGATGCTGTGGACAAAAGGAGGGAGAATACGAAGAGGAAGGACGCCGAGGAAGCTGCAACAACCACAGG GAAAAGGGAGATGAAAACAGTGAAAAGTGCAAAATCAGAAGTGCAAAATCAGAAGACATCGAGgatgaagaaggaaggaagaaggcaGAAGCAAAAGACAGGAGGTGATGCTCGATCAATCAGGAGCCAGAAACAAGAGGAGCGGACCAACAGAGAAGCAGTAGAGACTTCTGCTCTCCCTTCTGTG AAAGAAAGGATGACAGAcagggaagaagagagaggagaagtgcagatgaaggaggagggagaagagcgAGGAGAAGTGGCGAGGCAGAAGGAAGCGTCtgctgggaggaagaggaggagaggaaggctGAAACACAAAGAGTTAGTGGTTG GGAACCATGAGGACCCCCTGGAGAACGAGGAGGTGGAAATCAGCCAGGAAATATCCACCAGAAGCCCCTCtgcaacacaaagacacaataacaaaactAATTCAGAGGAGGGCACAGACGCAGAGGATCTTCCCTCCAACGCTGACAATCACAGCAGCATCGGATCAGTGAGCTCGCTCAGGTCCGTCGCCGCTGCATCCCAGTTCAGCCAGAGGAGCTCCAGAAAGTCTGCTGCCTCTTCCTGTGAGGGGGCAGTGGCGGCCGGCGCCATGGGTCTCACTTCATCACGTGTCAGCCTGTCGTCATGTTCAACTGTCATGATAACGGAGGAACAGCTGATGCTGAACCCAGTAAAGCCAGAG ttctCCAGGCCCAGAAAGActcagaaggaggaggaagaggaggctgcAGCTCTGCGTCGGACCCAGCGAGCAGAGAGACGGaggcaggaggtggagaggaagaggagggagcgggaggaagaggagaggaagcagcaggagagggagcagacagaggagaagaTGAAGAGCGAGctggagggggagaggaggaagagagctgAGGAGCTCAG GCTGAAGAAgctggcggaggaggaggagaggaggaagcgcgaggaagaggagcaggagcgaGCAAGACGGGAACAGGcgcaaagagaaagagagaggaggaagcaggaggagaggaggcggcAGATGGAGCGACTccagaggatgagagaggaggaggaacagaggaggaaag TTGAACTAGAGCATCTGcgtctggaggaggagaggaggcaggaggaggagaggaagaagctACAGGAGATGGATGAGAGTGAGAGGATAGAGTACCTCTGTAggaaggagcaggaggaggagaacatgAGGAACAAAGTGGAGGAGCgtaagaggagagaggaggaggctgccATGCGAGCCGCAGAGGAGGCCAGGATGCAGGCGGAGCTGCTCGCCAG ACAGATGGCGCTGTTGCAGCAGCAGTTGGCCTTTAAAAGGGGTCTCGTGTTGGAGGCTGGAGGTCTGGAGAAAACTCAGGGTATCTCCAGGCCGTGGGTCTACTCTTATTTCACTCTGTTAGAGCTACTGGGTCTGAATCCAACTACAGCTGAGACCACGACCCCTGACCTTTAA
- the esd gene encoding S-formylglutathione hydrolase: MALTQVSSNKCAGGFQKVFEHESTELKCKMKFAVYVPPKAETDKCPVMYWLSGLTCTEQNFITKAGSQVPAAEHGIIIVTPDTSPRGCNIEGEDENWDFGTGAGFYVDATQDPWKTNYRMYSYITEELPKLINANFPTDPDKMSISGHSMGGHGALICALKNPGKYKAVSAFAPICNPMQCPWGQKAFSGYLGSDRSTWEAYDATVLVSSYSGPKIDILIDQGCDDQFLSASQLLPDNLIAVCSEKKIPVVFRLQPGYDHSFFFIYSFMSDHIKHHAKFLNA, from the exons ATGGCCCTCACACAAGTGTCCTCCAACAAGTGCGCTGGTGGCTTCCAGAAGGTTTTCGAACATGAAAG CACTGAGCTCAAGTGTAAGATGAAGTTTGCAGTCTACGTGCCTCCCAAGGCTGAGACGGACAAATGTCCCGTCATGTACTGGCTCTCTG GTCTGACGTGTACGGAGCAGAACTTCATCACCAAAGCTGGTAGTCAAGTCCCTGCTGCAGAGCACGGCATCATCATCGTCACACCGGACACCAGCCCAc GTGGCTGTAACATCGAGGGGGAGGATGAGAACTGGGATTTTGGTACTGGAGCTGGTTTCTACGTCGACGCCACACAGGACCCCTGGAAGACCAACTACCGCATGTACTCCTACATCACTGAGGAG ctcccCAAATTGATCAATGCTAACTTCCCCACCGATCCAGACAAGATGTCCATCAGCGGTCATTCCATGGGCGGCCACGGGGCGCTCATCTGTGCGCTGAAGAACCCTGGGAAATACAAG GCTGTGTCTGCGTTCGCTCCCATCTGTAACCCGATGCAGTGTCCCTGGGGACAGAAGGCCTTCTCAGGATACCTGGGCTCTGACAGGTCCACGTGGGAG GCATACGATGCCACCGTGTTGGTGTCGTCATACTCCGGTCCTAAGATCGACATCCTCATCGATCAGGGCTGCGATGACCAGTTCCTATCAGCCAGCCAGCTGCTGCCCGACAACCTGATCGCCGTCTGCTCCGAGAAGAAAATCCCTGTCGTCTTCAGACTGCAGCCG GGCTACGACCACAGCTTCTTCTTCATCTACTCCTTCATGAGCGATCACATCAAACACCACGCCAAGTTCCTCAACGCCTGA
- the LOC141781738 gene encoding uncharacterized protein LOC141781738, giving the protein MDVSIAVTLIRGQMGAVVERAVNGAVEMVLAEMLKVVGIKFEELKSQVALMKRDVTLLQREKAQKEKENDNIRAKLRYTELKLKYYRQGVEEELQQRASASTLVRIHPPSYLQSQGGAAGVSSTEASPSCSSQSRTSDGPLMRNNKECTSTHSTSRRAIRVRCHSDVGVASSDTSDLLLPVSLSVNTPTESLDSSTVLFCTPERDTAPIKDQEDDCDWTITLQSHTEGLDAVVVPPPVQALSVDPGQHSAAGSLSPDGSTQADSSTLPSSAPQVKQEAPEQQEQEEEVICIKEEPEDMEEVMATLLRDCQVQQGHLAESEGQRSVTEWSGLSACQRNHTAAFSSAGPNTYQMSQPVASLQSMVALPSGIPPRQAVRPWTKDLSLYEEYKLRRNELRRRSINRRRELEKTLPQPLLADLVRDRREKTRLRVARWRAKRKLQACINQDQTLGGAAGLSQTGFPISNQHQPLRVTCAATSSSQHRQSSALLQSNSFLNNMSAAHSISATLPFIPSSSSSSSPLLLRGPNMAPHQHTVTSSSSSSSYPHVSLLQQSISLTDADILQ; this is encoded by the exons ATGGATGTCAGCATTGCCGTGACGCTGATTCGAGGCCAGATGGGTGCCGTGGTTGAGCGAGCAGTGAACGGAGCGGTGGAGATGGTGCTGGCTGAGATGCTCAAAGTGGTCGGAATCAAATTTGAGGAGCTGAAATCCCAAGTGGCTCTGATGAAGAGGGACGTCACGTTGCTGCAGAGGGAAAAGGCccaaaaagagaaggagaacgATAACATTCGGGCCAAGCTGCGCTACACCGAGCTGAAGCTGAAGTACTACAGGcaaggagtggaggaggagctgcagcagagagcCTCTGCCTCCACTCTGGTCCGCATCCACCCGCCCAGTTATCTTCAATCACAGGGAGGTGCTGCAGGTGTTTCCTCCACCGAGGCCTCTCCATCATGCTCGTCTCAGAGCAGGACCTCTGATGGACCACTGATGAGAAACAATAAAG aatgcacctctacacacagcACGAGCAGGCGTGCAATCCGAGTGCGCTGTCATTCAGATGTGGGAGTTGCCAGCTCTGACACGTCTGACTTGCTGCTGCCCGTCTCACTCTCTGTGAACACACCAACAGAATCTCTGGACAGCAGTACAG TGTTGTTCTGTACCCCAGAGCGGGACACGGCTCCGATCAAGGATCAGGAGGACGACTGTGATTGGACCATCACTCTGCAGTCACATACAGAAGGCTTGGACGCTGTCGTGGTCCCTCCTCCTGTCCAGGCCCTCAGTGTGGATCCGGGGCAGCATTCAGCCGCTGGCTCGCTGTCCCCTGATGGTTCCACCCAGGCCGATAGCTCCACTCTGCCCTCCTCTGCTCCACAG GTGAAGCAGGAGGCCCcggagcagcaggagcaggaggaggaggtgatctGTATCAAGGAGGAGCcagaggacatggaggaggtgatggCCACCCTTCTGCGGGACTGCCAGGTGCAGCAGGGTCATCTTGCAGAGTCAGAG ggtcaaaggtcagtgaCAGAGTGGTCAGGACTTTCAGCATGCCAGAGAAATCACACTGCAGCCTTCAGCTCAGCCGGACCAAACACCT ATCAGATGTCTCAGCCGGTGGCCTCCCTGCAGTCGATGGTAGCTTTGCCATCCGGCATCCCACCTCGCCAGGCGGTGCGGCCCTGGACTAAAGACCTCAGTCTTTATGAGGAATACAAACTACGCAGGAATGAGCTCCGCAGGCGAAGCATCAACAGACGCAGAGAGCTGGAGAAGACACTGCCTCAGCCGCTGCTCGCAGATCTG GTGCGAGACCGTCGAGAGAAGACCAGACTGAGGGTGGCCAGATGGAGGGCAAAAAGGAAACTCCAGGCCTGTATTAACCAGGACCAG ACTCTAGGTGGCGCTGCAGGTCTTTCCCAAACCGGCTTCCCCATCAGCAACCAGCATCAGCCGCTCAGAGTGACTTGTG CTGCCACCTCCAGCAGTCAGCACAGACAGAGCTCAGCGCTGCTGCAGTCCAACAGCTTCCTCAACAACATGTCAGCAGCACACAGCATCTCTGCCACTCTCCCCTTCATAccctcgtcctcttcctcctcctcgcctcTGCTCCTGAGAGGCCCCAACATGGCTCCACATCAgcacacagtgacatcatcatcatcctcctcttcctaccCCCACGTCAGCCTATTGCAGCAGAGTATCTCTCTGACAGACGCAGATATTTTGCAGTGA
- the kiaa2012 gene encoding uncharacterized protein KIAA2012 homolog isoform X2: protein MEPQPWVHYVAMTPEEPEEPQTSEVSSLQHTESSQQTKIKHHSMEEELHHPNMNWVHDMADDRGCSIQDSGMAGDEGNYERSMSGNRHGRIGFLPPLTVGHSVSNGSRLEKTDRPRWEGLSSDEHHARCLPPISESRTVASSRGVHAQNQQDAQPKAERVGFQSQEHLNRLHQQSLFLPLLFPGKEEELSGKQRGGGEKTERQYYKRETVGQEGGGRGGGGRGLPSEKGSVILLEPGEEPPPPVGVLGCVSGRKGPGKQSSLAFLQNRLLDLQDPCESIDDNRGVVRGVLPLELRDLQNGKSVGSVILGPDGEIIQLSLYDSSQDPSHNDGDTQEQALQVLSADGEELPWVIMLQPEHTHTEGEVELNTDVPVGDVQHHQSVHKLLDLHRSTETTACSPSSHSDPAAAVTKKQTKGAKAAVKIWGKDAKNNIRMPPLREQVGKEEPRGGGGGNTEAEEEDEEEELDSKGQTRHLSGSHQPGRQNIIPDEAPTEDAVDKRRENTKRKDAEEAATTTGKREMKTVKSAKSEVQNQKTSRMKKEGRRQKQKTGGDARSIRSQKQEERTNREAVETSALPSVKERMTDREEERGEVQMKEEGEERGEVARQKEASAGRKRRRGRLKHKELVVGNHEDPLENEEVEISQEISTRSPSATQRHNNKTNSEEGTDAEDLPSNADNHSSIGSVSSLRSVAAASQFSQRSSRKSAASSCEGAVAAGAMGLTSSRVSLSSCSTVMITEEQLMLNPVKPEFSRPRKTQKEEEEEAAALRRTQRAERRRQEVERKRREREEEERKQQEREQTEEKMKSELEGERRKRAEELRLKKLAEEEERRKREEEEQERARREQAQRERERRKQEERRRQMERLQRMREEEEQRRKVELEHLRLEEERRQEEERKKLQEMDESERIEYLCRKEQEEENMRNKVEERKRREEEAAMRAAEEARMQAELLARQMALLQQQLAFKRGLVLEAGGLEKTQGISRPWVYSYFTLLELLGLNPTTAETTTPDL, encoded by the exons ATGGAGCCTCAGCCCTGGGTACACTATGTAGCGATGACCCCAGAAGAACCAGAGGAACCTCAG ACTAGCGAAGTCTCGAGTCTGCAGCATACTGAAAGTTCACAGCAGactaaaataaaacaccacAGTATGGAAGAGGAGCTCCATCATCCAAACATGAACTGGGTCCACGACATGGCAGATGATCGAGGCTGTTCCATTCAAGACAGTGGGATGGCCGGCGATGAAGGCAACTATGAAAGATCGATGAGTGGGAACAGACATGGAAGGATAG gcttccttcctcctctgacAGTGGGACATTCAGTCTCTAACGGATCCCGCTTGGAGAAGACAGACAGG CCGAGATGGGAAGGCCTCAGCAGTGACGAACACCACGCACGATGCCTACCTCCCATATCAGAGAGTCGTACCGTCGCCTCCAGCCGGGGAGTCCATGCTCAGAACCAACAGGACGCCCAACCAAAGGCAGAAAGAGTTGGGTTTCAATCCCAAGAACATCTGAATAGACTCCATCAGCAGTCCCTGTTTCTTCCTCTGCTGTTTCCTGGGAAGGAGG AAGAGTTAAGCGGAAagcaaagaggaggaggagaaaaaacagagagacaatACTATAAAAGAGAGACAGTAGggcaggaaggaggaggaagaggaggaggaggaagaggactaCCATCTGAGAAAGGTTCTGTGATTCTGCTGGAGCCAGGAGAGG AGCCTCCTCCTCCAGTCGGAGTGTTGGGTTGTGTTTCAGGACGGAAAGGCCCGGGCAAACAGAGCTCTCTGGCCTTCTTACAGAACCGACTGCTTGACCTCCAGGATCCCTGCGAATCAATCGATGATAACAGAGGCGTGGTTAGAGGCGTTCTGCCTCTGGAGCTGAGAG ATTTGCAGAACGGCAAATCTGTTGGCAGCGTGATCTTGGGTCCTGATGGGGAGATCATTCAACTGTCGCTGTACGACAGCAGCCAGGACCCATCTCACAATGATGGTGACACACAGGAGCAAG CTCTGCAGGTTTTGTCTGCAGATGGAGAGGAGTTACCCTGGGTTATTATGCTGcagcctgaacacacacatacag AGGGAGAGGTGGAGCTGAACACAGATGTTCCTGTGGGCGACGTACAGCACCATCAGTCTGTGCACaag CTCTTAGATCTTCACAGATCAACAGAGACTACTGCATGCTCACCCAGCAGCCACTCAGACCCTGCAG CGGCTGTGACcaagaaacaaacaaagggTGCAAAGGCAGCGGTGAAAATCTGGGGAAAGGATGCTAAAAACAATATTAGGATGCCTCCACTGAGGGAGCAGGTAGGGAAGGAGgagccaagaggaggaggaggaggcaacactgaggcagaggaggaggacgaagaggaagaGCTGGACAGTAAAGGACAGACTCGCCATTTGTCTGGATCCCATCAGCCAGG CCGGCAGAACATCATCCCAGATGAAGCACCAACAGAGGATGCTGTGGACAAAAGGAGGGAGAATACGAAGAGGAAGGACGCCGAGGAAGCTGCAACAACCACAGG GAAAAGGGAGATGAAAACAGTGAAAAGTGCAAAATCAGAAGTGCAAAATCAGAAGACATCGAGgatgaagaaggaaggaagaaggcaGAAGCAAAAGACAGGAGGTGATGCTCGATCAATCAGGAGCCAGAAACAAGAGGAGCGGACCAACAGAGAAGCAGTAGAGACTTCTGCTCTCCCTTCTGTG AAAGAAAGGATGACAGAcagggaagaagagagaggagaagtgcagatgaaggaggagggagaagagcgAGGAGAAGTGGCGAGGCAGAAGGAAGCGTCtgctgggaggaagaggaggagaggaaggctGAAACACAAAGAGTTAGTGGTTG GGAACCATGAGGACCCCCTGGAGAACGAGGAGGTGGAAATCAGCCAGGAAATATCCACCAGAAGCCCCTCtgcaacacaaagacacaataacaaaactAATTCAGAGGAGGGCACAGACGCAGAGGATCTTCCCTCCAACGCTGACAATCACAGCAGCATCGGATCAGTGAGCTCGCTCAGGTCCGTCGCCGCTGCATCCCAGTTCAGCCAGAGGAGCTCCAGAAAGTCTGCTGCCTCTTCCTGTGAGGGGGCAGTGGCGGCCGGCGCCATGGGTCTCACTTCATCACGTGTCAGCCTGTCGTCATGTTCAACTGTCATGATAACGGAGGAACAGCTGATGCTGAACCCAGTAAAGCCAGAG ttctCCAGGCCCAGAAAGActcagaaggaggaggaagaggaggctgcAGCTCTGCGTCGGACCCAGCGAGCAGAGAGACGGaggcaggaggtggagaggaagaggagggagcgggaggaagaggagaggaagcagcaggagagggagcagacagaggagaagaTGAAGAGCGAGctggagggggagaggaggaagagagctgAGGAGCTCAG GCTGAAGAAgctggcggaggaggaggagaggaggaagcgcgaggaagaggagcaggagcgaGCAAGACGGGAACAGGcgcaaagagaaagagagaggaggaagcaggaggagaggaggcggcAGATGGAGCGACTccagaggatgagagaggaggaggaacagaggaggaaag TTGAACTAGAGCATCTGcgtctggaggaggagaggaggcaggaggaggagaggaagaagctACAGGAGATGGATGAGAGTGAGAGGATAGAGTACCTCTGTAggaaggagcaggaggaggagaacatgAGGAACAAAGTGGAGGAGCgtaagaggagagaggaggaggctgccATGCGAGCCGCAGAGGAGGCCAGGATGCAGGCGGAGCTGCTCGCCAG ACAGATGGCGCTGTTGCAGCAGCAGTTGGCCTTTAAAAGGGGTCTCGTGTTGGAGGCTGGAGGTCTGGAGAAAACTCAGGGTATCTCCAGGCCGTGGGTCTACTCTTATTTCACTCTGTTAGAGCTACTGGGTCTGAATCCAACTACAGCTGAGACCACGACCCCTGACCTTTAA
- the LOC141781742 gene encoding olfactory receptor 10A3-like: MENSTQIVPFLLAMYGNMGQLKYLYFTLALLFYISVIFANTVLIVIIYVDRNLHEPMYIFLCNLFVNEIYGSTSLLPCLMDQILSETHEISVFYCFLQIFNIHTYVAIEFGTLTIMAYDRYVCICKPLHYNIIITKQIVQKVIIVIWIVSFIEVGVLLSFTISLKRCRAVINKVFCAHHLVVELSCSSDRTVSLIHDFVFGLIFTVAAPVSYISYTYVKILSVCLKGSKETRMKAFDTCTPHLASLISFVFACFYSLITQRFDMLSVPYPLCVFLSMYVVIITPLQNPIMYGLKLSKIRHACKHLWSLKTLQFYIFVEFLNSRVRY; the protein is encoded by the coding sequence ATGGAGAACTCGACACAGATTGTGCCATTTCTTCTGGCTATGTATGGTAACATGGGACAACTGAAGTACTTATATTTCACTCTGGCATTGCTATTTTACATATCAGTTATTTTTGCAAACACAGTTCTTATTGTCATTATTTATGTGGACAGAAATCTGCATGAGCCCATGTATATATTCCTGTGTAATCTGTTTGTCAATGAAATATATGGCAGCACGTCTTTGTTGCCCTGCTTAATGGATCAAATCTTGTCAGAGACTCAtgagatttctgttttttactGCTTCCTTCAGATATTTAACATTCATACATATGTAGCTATTGAATTTGGAACATTGACAATAATGGCATATGACAGATATGTATGTATTTGCAAGCCTTTACATTACAACATCATAATAACTAAACAAATAGTACAAAAGGTAATTATTGTCATTTGGATAGTTTCTTTTATAGAAGTTGGAGTTTTACTGTCATTCACTATTAGTTTAAAGCGTTGCAGGGCTGTTATTAACAAAGTATTTTGTGCACATCACCTTGTAGTTGAACTCTCTTGTTCATCAGACAGAACAGTGTCACTTATTCATGATTTTGTGTTTGGTCTTATTTTCACTGTTGCTGCTCCTGTCAGTTACATTTCATACACGTATGTAAAGATTTTGTCGGTGTGTTTAAAAGGCTCCAAGGAGACCAGGATGAAAGCTTTTGACACCTGCACTCCACATTTAGCTTCACTCATTAGTTTTGTCTTTGCCTGTTTTTATAGTTTGATCACTCAGAGATTCGACATGTTGTCTGTTCCTTATCCGCTCTGTGTTTTCTTGTCTATGTATGTAGTGATCATTACGCCTCTACAAAATCCAATCATGTACGGCCTTAAACTGTCAAAAATTAGACATGCTTGTAAACATTTGTGGTCATTAAAAACATTGCAATTCTACATTTTCGTGGAGTTTTTAAATTCTAGAGTCCGTTATTAA